A window of the Nibribacter ruber genome harbors these coding sequences:
- a CDS encoding bifunctional metallophosphatase/5'-nucleotidase has translation MIHLKIRNYITSLFLLATMGVIYSCQTQPQKSAATTPAHNGVETITILQTADIHGQLLPHQEFFIENGEFVFKERGGVAHIQTIFNQVKTENPNGTVIVDGGDLIQGSAVAALSEGKVFGPVISAMSYDFLIPGNWEVIFGSQKMQAVLKSYNKPVVCANIYDEASSNILYPPYIIKEVKGVKLGFISYNDPEVPIRQNPGFSKGLLFKQLEENLQPLIKELKEVQEVDILFLVTHLGISKQIYLADQEEIKGVDFILGNDTHERIRQPLKRKYAQVVEPGAFASFVGRLDLDVKNGKIVSQRYELIDVDPAKFPADPAVQKVVDAQMAPYKQKMDRVLGYTSTPPYRYLVVENPMDNMITDALRERTGADIAISNGFRFSTPIVPGASGTAPITYSDLWNMLPVNENVKTAKATGKQIQDWMEQELHNVFAEKPLERFGGWVLRFSGMKMTFNANAPKGQRVQSIIVGGQPLDPAKLYTLAACRRTGEPDHMLCRLPNAQDPQVMKYTVHDVLEDYLKKQGTVAPKVDGRAQALDLPSPVLSQLPNVDYEFR, from the coding sequence ATGATTCATCTCAAAATAAGAAACTATATCACCAGCCTCTTTTTATTGGCGACAATGGGCGTGATCTATTCTTGCCAGACGCAGCCTCAAAAAAGCGCTGCCACAACACCTGCCCATAATGGCGTAGAAACCATTACCATCTTGCAGACCGCTGACATCCATGGCCAGTTGCTACCGCACCAGGAGTTCTTTATAGAAAACGGCGAGTTTGTCTTTAAGGAGCGCGGCGGCGTGGCCCACATCCAGACCATTTTCAACCAAGTAAAAACAGAAAACCCAAACGGCACTGTGATTGTTGACGGCGGCGACCTGATTCAGGGAAGTGCCGTGGCGGCTTTGTCTGAAGGAAAAGTCTTCGGGCCGGTCATCAGCGCCATGTCCTATGACTTTTTGATTCCGGGAAACTGGGAAGTCATCTTCGGGAGCCAGAAAATGCAGGCGGTGCTCAAATCCTACAACAAGCCTGTAGTCTGCGCCAATATTTATGACGAAGCCTCTTCTAACATACTGTACCCGCCTTACATCATCAAAGAAGTGAAGGGCGTGAAGTTGGGCTTTATCTCTTACAATGACCCCGAAGTGCCCATCCGCCAGAACCCGGGTTTCAGTAAAGGATTACTTTTCAAACAACTGGAAGAAAATCTTCAGCCGCTTATTAAGGAATTGAAGGAGGTACAGGAAGTAGACATTCTGTTTCTGGTAACGCACTTGGGCATCTCTAAGCAGATATACCTGGCAGATCAGGAAGAGATAAAGGGTGTGGACTTTATTCTGGGCAATGACACCCATGAGCGCATAAGACAGCCTCTGAAAAGAAAGTACGCGCAGGTGGTGGAACCGGGAGCCTTCGCGTCCTTTGTGGGCAGATTGGACTTGGACGTGAAGAATGGCAAGATTGTAAGCCAGCGCTATGAACTCATTGACGTTGACCCTGCCAAATTTCCCGCCGACCCAGCCGTCCAAAAAGTAGTGGATGCCCAGATGGCTCCCTACAAGCAAAAGATGGACCGGGTGCTGGGTTACACGTCTACGCCCCCTTACCGCTATCTGGTGGTGGAGAACCCCATGGACAACATGATTACGGACGCTCTACGCGAAAGAACCGGCGCGGACATTGCCATCTCCAACGGCTTTAGGTTCAGTACACCCATTGTGCCCGGCGCCTCAGGAACAGCCCCCATCACCTACAGCGACCTTTGGAACATGCTCCCTGTGAATGAGAACGTAAAAACCGCCAAGGCAACGGGTAAGCAGATACAGGATTGGATGGAGCAGGAGTTGCACAACGTCTTCGCAGAGAAGCCATTGGAGCGGTTTGGCGGCTGGGTCTTGCGCTTTTCTGGCATGAAAATGACCTTTAACGCCAACGCTCCCAAAGGCCAGCGGGTACAGAGCATAATCGTGGGCGGCCAGCCGTTAGACCCAGCCAAACTTTATACTCTAGCCGCCTGCCGGCGAACCGGCGAGCCAGATCACATGCTCTGCCGCCTGCCAAACGCCCAAGATCCTCAAGTGATGAAGTACACGGTGCATGATGTGTTGGAGGATTACTTAAAAAAGCAGGGTACCGTGGCTCCAAAGGTAGATGGCCGAGCCCAAGCCCTGGATTTGCCCTCCCCCGTGCTGTCCCAATTGCCAAACGTTGACTATGAGTTCAGGTAA
- a CDS encoding cytochrome c yields MKYFTPSRTVFVLLALAASMVSACSSDSADDPDPQPTPTPNPQDQQCVTTGVTYTNTVVSILSTNCYSCHSTAIATDGVVLDTYAGVKAQASTGKLMGVITHSPGFPAMPSGGAKLSDCNIAKIKKWVDDGAPNN; encoded by the coding sequence ATGAAGTATTTTACCCCATCACGTACCGTTTTTGTATTACTGGCGCTTGCGGCCAGCATGGTTTCTGCCTGTTCCAGTGACTCAGCTGATGATCCAGACCCACAACCAACCCCCACGCCCAATCCGCAGGACCAGCAATGCGTGACCACCGGCGTTACCTACACCAACACCGTGGTGAGCATTTTGAGCACTAACTGTTACAGCTGTCATAGCACGGCCATTGCCACCGACGGCGTGGTGCTGGATACGTACGCCGGCGTAAAGGCCCAGGCCAGTACGGGCAAGCTCATGGGCGTGATTACACACTCTCCGGGGTTTCCAGCCATGCCCAGCGGGGGCGCTAAGCTTTCTGACTGTAACATTGCCAAGATTAAGAAATGGGTAGATGACGGTGCCCCTAACAACTAA
- a CDS encoding YceI family protein — MKKRGRMLLLAGALALLGPPGVQAQGKYMTRTGYISFFSKAPLEDIEAHNRQVVSILDTKTGELVFSVPMKAFQFKKALMQEHFNENYVESDKYPKATFKGKILNLQEIDFGQDRLYNLQLEGVLTIHGVERLLKTNATLDVKGRQLQGRANFSVTPQEFNIEIPALVREHIAKRIDISVQMLYAPFQEKPLRP; from the coding sequence ATGAAAAAGAGGGGAAGGATGTTGCTGCTGGCGGGAGCTTTAGCACTGCTAGGCCCCCCCGGGGTGCAGGCACAGGGCAAGTACATGACCAGGACCGGGTACATTTCCTTCTTCTCCAAGGCCCCCCTGGAAGACATTGAAGCCCATAACCGTCAAGTGGTTTCTATACTGGACACCAAGACCGGAGAATTGGTTTTCTCAGTGCCCATGAAGGCGTTCCAGTTCAAGAAGGCGCTCATGCAGGAGCACTTCAATGAGAATTACGTGGAGTCAGACAAGTACCCCAAGGCTACCTTTAAAGGCAAAATCCTCAATCTGCAGGAAATCGACTTCGGGCAGGACCGGCTCTATAACCTGCAGTTGGAGGGCGTTCTGACCATTCACGGGGTAGAGAGGCTCCTGAAGACCAATGCCACGCTAGACGTGAAAGGAAGGCAGTTGCAGGGCAGGGCCAACTTCTCTGTTACGCCCCAGGAATTCAACATTGAGATACCCGCCCTGGTGAGAGAGCACATAGCCAAACGCATTGACATAAGCGTGCAGATGCTGTATGCTCCGTTCCAGGAAAAACCTCTACGGCCATGA
- a CDS encoding outer membrane beta-barrel protein, whose protein sequence is MRNSICATLICLLFASAASAQTLDSLKTSPPESKWYVGVGLSNINYFVAFKSRSSSGITYQGGNLRPWTTPHLGYRLSDRLNIEVGVGYRRSVVTSAGIYRKEEDGPSFTDEIRNDIRGWVIPVTLQYTPFNPGKRFQLYGTAKLVTVFGSVHNEYSTSGEGAKTINSEANASGVNTYFVGGLLLKYRINKRIDGYIEGNLIQKNLSVGDQSPFFHQPTLGIGLNVKL, encoded by the coding sequence ATGAGAAATTCTATTTGCGCAACCCTTATCTGTTTATTATTCGCAAGCGCGGCTTCGGCGCAGACTTTAGATTCCTTGAAAACATCCCCTCCAGAAAGCAAATGGTATGTAGGGGTAGGATTAAGTAACATTAACTATTTCGTAGCATTTAAAAGCAGATCTTCTTCTGGCATAACGTATCAAGGGGGAAATTTGCGGCCATGGACTACTCCTCATTTAGGCTATAGGCTTAGTGACCGACTAAATATAGAAGTGGGAGTTGGGTATAGGAGAAGTGTTGTTACTAGTGCAGGAATATACAGGAAAGAGGAGGACGGCCCTTCATTTACTGATGAAATTAGAAATGATATAAGAGGTTGGGTGATTCCAGTGACGCTACAGTATACGCCATTTAATCCCGGGAAAAGATTCCAGTTATATGGGACCGCCAAGTTAGTGACGGTGTTTGGGTCTGTTCACAACGAATATTCAACCTCAGGTGAAGGGGCTAAGACTATAAACAGTGAGGCAAACGCTTCAGGGGTAAATACCTATTTTGTAGGAGGGCTTTTGTTGAAATACCGGATTAATAAACGAATTGATGGCTATATTGAAGGTAACCTAATTCAGAAAAACCTTTCCGTTGGCGACCAGTCTCCCTTTTTCCATCAACCCACGCTGGGGATAGGGTTGAATGTGAAACTTTAG
- a CDS encoding MFS transporter, with amino-acid sequence MNALPETRLGLKENALQFWLLVLVNGFVGAMVGLERSVIPEFAETVFNLSGHTALLSFIVAFGLAKSFANLMMGNLAKRYSRKQLLTLGWLFALPVPWLLFYAESWSWVIFANVLLGLNQGLAWSSTVVMKIDLVGEKNRGLAMGINEFAGYLAVGLVAFLAGYIASETGHVTYAFLPGIGFSILGLLLTIFLVKDTKSHARTEAAQTKIPLLSNIWQDTTWRHGNLGSVTLNGFVNNLNDGILWGLLPVLLASKGYSLAQTGLLAGIYPVVWGLGQLVTGKLGDVYCKKQLLTLGMVLQGVAIGLLLLAGSSPVLVTALVLLGAGTALVYPNFLSVVAENTHPSQRPQSLGIFRFWRDFGYVAGAVAAGVFSDLFGLDAVLLGTAALTVGAGVLSEVRMCCTKKTLWPSQVCTSAQ; translated from the coding sequence ATGAATGCCCTCCCTGAAACAAGACTTGGCTTAAAAGAAAACGCGCTGCAGTTCTGGCTGCTGGTACTGGTAAACGGGTTTGTGGGTGCCATGGTGGGCCTGGAGCGATCCGTGATTCCTGAGTTTGCCGAAACCGTTTTTAACCTGAGCGGGCATACGGCCTTGCTGTCCTTTATTGTGGCGTTTGGGCTGGCCAAGTCGTTTGCCAACCTCATGATGGGCAATTTGGCTAAGCGATACTCCCGCAAGCAGCTATTAACGCTGGGTTGGTTATTTGCCTTGCCCGTGCCGTGGCTCTTATTCTACGCCGAGAGTTGGAGCTGGGTCATCTTCGCCAACGTGCTGTTGGGCCTCAACCAGGGTTTAGCCTGGTCTTCTACGGTGGTCATGAAAATTGACCTGGTAGGTGAAAAGAACCGCGGGTTGGCCATGGGCATCAATGAGTTTGCGGGCTATCTGGCCGTGGGGCTGGTGGCGTTTCTGGCGGGCTACATTGCCTCAGAAACCGGCCACGTGACCTACGCATTTCTACCGGGCATCGGGTTTTCTATTCTAGGGTTGCTGCTCACCATCTTTCTGGTGAAAGACACCAAATCGCACGCCAGAACCGAAGCCGCGCAAACCAAGATTCCGTTGCTCTCTAACATCTGGCAAGACACCACCTGGCGGCATGGCAACTTGGGCTCGGTGACCTTGAACGGCTTTGTCAACAACCTCAACGACGGCATTCTCTGGGGACTTTTACCTGTATTGCTGGCGTCTAAAGGCTATTCGCTGGCACAGACTGGACTTTTGGCGGGTATCTATCCGGTGGTCTGGGGATTGGGGCAGTTGGTGACGGGCAAGCTAGGCGATGTGTACTGTAAAAAGCAGTTGCTCACGCTGGGAATGGTCTTGCAGGGCGTGGCCATTGGCTTATTGTTGCTGGCGGGCAGCAGTCCGGTACTTGTGACGGCTTTGGTTTTGCTGGGTGCTGGCACGGCCTTGGTGTACCCTAATTTCCTGAGTGTGGTGGCTGAGAACACGCATCCTTCGCAAAGGCCGCAGAGCCTGGGCATCTTTAGGTTCTGGCGAGATTTCGGCTACGTGGCCGGAGCCGTGGCGGCAGGCGTGTTCAGTGATTTGTTTGGCTTAGATGCAGTGCTGCTGGGCACGGCGGCATTAACCGTTGGGGCCGGCGTTCTGTCTGAAGTGCGCATGTGCTGTACTAAGAAAACGCTGTGGCCAAGCCAAGTTTGCACTTCGGCTCAATAA
- a CDS encoding PQQ-dependent sugar dehydrogenase, which yields MKNSKQLIISSLLAVAMNTACSQKTMTNDPVANECKPLETRQPNVPEQKPTFAGQTRACGITSTSAYQVDVMAKGLDKPWAVEPMPDGNLLVTEKPGRMRVISAMGAMGDPLTGLPEVVAGGQAGLLDVALSPTFATDRTIYWSFSEPRPGGNGTAVARGVLSQDNKSLSQVKVILSTKPTYNNTMHFGSRLAFGQDGMLYVTMGERSDLKTRPQAQHMDSHLGKILRITNDGAPAPGNPFIGQAGALPEIWTVGHRNVQSSAFDTQGRLWSVEMGPQGGDELNLIEKGKNYGWPLVTFGEEYSGQPVPNAVTAKEGYESPVYYWDPVIAPSGAQFYTGSAFPEWQGNLFIGGLKDKRLVRLKIENGKVTGEEHLLTDRGQRIRDVKQGPDGALYVVTDQSNGELWKISPKK from the coding sequence ATGAAAAACTCAAAACAACTTATTATTTCTAGCCTGCTGGCGGTGGCCATGAACACCGCCTGTAGCCAGAAAACCATGACCAATGACCCGGTAGCAAATGAATGTAAGCCCCTGGAAACACGCCAACCCAACGTACCAGAGCAGAAACCAACCTTTGCCGGCCAAACCCGGGCCTGTGGCATTACGTCTACCTCTGCCTATCAAGTAGATGTAATGGCCAAAGGACTGGACAAACCTTGGGCCGTAGAACCTATGCCAGACGGCAATTTGCTGGTAACAGAAAAACCCGGCAGAATGCGCGTCATCTCAGCAATGGGTGCCATGGGCGATCCTTTGACCGGACTGCCTGAGGTAGTCGCTGGCGGACAGGCTGGTCTGTTAGATGTGGCGCTTAGTCCTACGTTTGCCACAGACAGAACCATTTACTGGAGCTTCTCTGAGCCGCGTCCCGGCGGCAACGGAACTGCCGTAGCCCGCGGCGTATTGTCACAAGACAACAAAAGCCTGAGCCAGGTGAAGGTGATTCTGAGCACCAAGCCTACCTATAACAACACCATGCACTTCGGTAGTAGGCTGGCGTTTGGGCAGGACGGCATGCTGTACGTGACCATGGGCGAACGCTCAGATTTAAAAACCCGGCCCCAAGCCCAGCACATGGACAGCCACCTGGGCAAGATTCTGCGCATCACCAATGACGGCGCTCCGGCTCCGGGCAATCCATTCATAGGCCAGGCCGGCGCCTTACCCGAAATCTGGACTGTAGGCCACCGCAACGTACAATCCTCGGCCTTTGACACCCAGGGCAGACTATGGTCTGTGGAGATGGGACCACAGGGCGGCGATGAGCTGAACCTGATTGAAAAAGGCAAGAACTACGGCTGGCCGCTGGTGACCTTCGGGGAAGAATATTCTGGGCAGCCAGTGCCCAATGCCGTAACGGCCAAAGAAGGATATGAGTCGCCGGTGTATTACTGGGACCCCGTGATTGCGCCGTCTGGCGCGCAGTTCTATACCGGAAGCGCTTTCCCAGAGTGGCAAGGCAACCTGTTTATAGGCGGACTCAAAGACAAGCGCCTGGTTCGGCTGAAGATAGAGAACGGCAAAGTAACCGGCGAGGAGCATCTTCTTACAGACCGAGGCCAGCGCATACGTGACGTGAAACAAGGCCCGGACGGCGCTCTGTACGTAGTCACTGACCAAAGCAACGGCGAACTCTGGAAAATCTCTCCCAAGAAATAA
- a CDS encoding DUF5777 family beta-barrel protein, protein MIKRVAFFCFFCLVMVTKSQAQDDLLKLAETQDSARTGHTTGTFKATRLLNGHTVQTNGAGALLFLISHRFGTLNSGAYEFWGLDQATIRLGLEYGLTDQLTVGVGRSSLEKTYDGFLKYKLLQQQEAGMPITLTLFTSTAIKTLEWFEPNVEEQFKYRLTYTFQALVARKLTDRVSLQVAPTLVHRNLVPLSTDENNVYAVGAGGRFKLTKRTTFNAEYFYLLPGATADQFRNSLSLGVDIETGGHVFQLMATNSQGMIEQFFIPSNAGSWSKGDIYFGFNISRVFQLKEK, encoded by the coding sequence ATGATAAAACGTGTTGCATTTTTTTGCTTTTTCTGCCTAGTGATGGTGACCAAAAGCCAGGCCCAGGACGATTTGCTAAAGCTAGCGGAAACCCAGGACAGCGCCCGGACAGGCCATACCACGGGCACCTTCAAAGCCACGCGCCTGCTAAACGGGCACACCGTGCAAACCAACGGAGCCGGCGCTCTGCTATTTTTAATCTCCCATAGATTTGGGACTCTTAACAGCGGCGCCTATGAGTTCTGGGGGCTGGACCAGGCCACTATTCGGTTGGGTTTGGAATACGGTCTCACAGATCAGCTGACCGTGGGCGTGGGCAGAAGCTCCCTGGAAAAAACCTATGACGGGTTCCTGAAATACAAACTACTTCAGCAGCAGGAAGCAGGCATGCCCATTACCCTCACGCTTTTCACCAGCACCGCCATTAAAACCTTGGAGTGGTTTGAGCCCAACGTAGAAGAACAGTTCAAGTACCGGCTCACCTACACGTTTCAGGCTTTGGTAGCCCGCAAGCTCACAGATAGGGTCTCTTTGCAGGTGGCCCCAACCCTGGTGCACAGAAACCTGGTGCCTCTTTCTACGGATGAGAACAACGTGTATGCCGTGGGCGCGGGCGGAAGGTTTAAACTGACCAAACGCACTACCTTCAACGCAGAATACTTTTATCTATTACCGGGTGCTACCGCAGACCAGTTCAGGAACAGCCTTTCGTTGGGGGTAGACATTGAAACCGGCGGACACGTCTTCCAACTCATGGCCACCAACTCCCAGGGAATGATAGAGCAATTCTTCATCCCCAGTAATGCGGGCAGCTGGAGCAAAGGCGATATTTATTTCGGGTTCAACATCTCACGGGTGTTCCAACTGAAGGAAAAGTAA
- a CDS encoding DoxX family membrane protein, which translates to MENTPLQKLSYLVLRVMGSLIFIMAGFNHLFQTQDAVAKLQKAPFGHLTAGLASPETLIILSGVGLLLGGVLLLLGFMTRWTALALALILIPITLTVQVNSPQGSGPLFKNIALLGMLFFFFVNGSRYFSLDQFLQPKLPNKMNLFNTGKLVAFFAIALLPFLSSCATVESATQASSKAATKNYAVLISQPNHVKAAVHTAQTMTPGSSYKRGTFVVMACAKSVEAFVEGSDLASEIEKGRAAGVQYKVCGMSLKQFNIDPATLVEGVTVIPNGLTYMFDLQNQGYTTVEL; encoded by the coding sequence ATGGAAAATACCCCTTTGCAAAAACTATCCTACCTGGTACTTCGGGTGATGGGTAGTCTCATTTTTATCATGGCCGGCTTCAACCACCTGTTCCAGACCCAGGACGCGGTGGCCAAACTGCAGAAGGCGCCTTTTGGGCACCTCACGGCGGGACTGGCCTCGCCAGAGACACTTATCATACTGTCTGGCGTTGGTCTGCTGCTGGGCGGCGTGTTGCTGCTCTTGGGTTTCATGACCAGATGGACGGCCCTGGCTCTGGCCCTGATTCTGATTCCCATCACGCTTACCGTGCAGGTGAACAGCCCGCAGGGCAGCGGCCCTTTGTTCAAGAACATAGCGCTGCTGGGCATGCTGTTTTTCTTTTTCGTGAACGGATCCCGCTACTTCAGCCTGGACCAGTTCCTACAACCTAAACTTCCCAATAAAATGAACCTATTCAATACAGGTAAACTGGTAGCCTTTTTTGCCATCGCCCTACTGCCATTTCTTTCTTCTTGTGCTACTGTTGAATCTGCCACACAAGCATCCTCAAAAGCTGCAACTAAAAACTACGCAGTGCTCATCAGTCAGCCCAACCACGTAAAGGCCGCCGTACACACCGCCCAGACCATGACGCCGGGCAGTTCTTATAAACGAGGTACCTTTGTGGTAATGGCCTGCGCCAAGTCTGTAGAGGCTTTTGTGGAGGGCAGCGATTTGGCCTCAGAGATTGAGAAAGGCAGAGCGGCGGGCGTGCAGTACAAAGTCTGCGGCATGTCCCTGAAGCAGTTCAACATTGACCCGGCCACGCTGGTAGAAGGCGTCACCGTCATCCCCAACGGCCTCACCTATATGTTTGACCTGCAGAATCAGGGTTATACCACGGTAGAACTATAG
- a CDS encoding CHRD domain-containing protein, protein MKTSKYIFHLVFSLLVVGAFTMNSCSDDDDDDGMTKENKVEMQMATLTGAQEVPANASGGTGTITGSYNKDTNVLSYTLTFSGLSSATTMAHFHKGAVGVSGPPVVNIRETTFSSPVTAEAVLTDAQEADLMAGLWYVNVHTTNYPAGEIRAQIAMQGATGSTTGNAGTTTGSTTGSTTGGTTGY, encoded by the coding sequence ATGAAAACCTCAAAATATATTTTCCACTTGGTATTCAGTCTACTGGTAGTAGGCGCCTTCACCATGAACAGCTGCAGTGATGATGATGATGATGATGGTATGACAAAGGAGAACAAGGTAGAGATGCAGATGGCCACTTTGACCGGGGCACAGGAAGTTCCCGCAAATGCCTCTGGAGGTACTGGTACCATCACGGGCTCTTACAACAAAGACACCAACGTACTGTCCTACACCCTCACCTTTTCTGGCTTGTCTTCCGCCACCACCATGGCGCACTTTCACAAGGGAGCCGTGGGCGTGTCTGGCCCGCCGGTGGTCAACATACGTGAAACCACCTTCAGTAGCCCAGTAACGGCAGAGGCAGTTCTCACCGACGCCCAGGAGGCAGATTTGATGGCGGGCCTATGGTATGTGAACGTGCACACCACCAATTACCCGGCCGGAGAAATACGCGCCCAGATTGCCATGCAAGGGGCCACTGGTTCTACTACAGGAAATGCAGGTACCACCACCGGCTCTACCACGGGCAGCACTACAGGCGGCACCACCGGCTATTAA
- a CDS encoding TlpA family protein disulfide reductase → MNRDKFSFKSIPGWVYTLAIFGLLYATGLHTEVLGGAQRLLLATGLKNADVPTQTEPATPATLTATSQPMVGAGFQMTDLDGKLVSFESLKGKVIFLNVWATWCPPCIAEMPNIQSLYEKVGSDKIAFVMLSVDQKSREKVKKFIEKKGFTFPVYMPASGLPEAFNSPAIPSTYIISPAGQIVAQQSGMAEYDTPEVIDFLQKLAK, encoded by the coding sequence ATGAACAGAGATAAATTTTCCTTCAAAAGCATACCCGGCTGGGTCTATACCTTGGCCATTTTCGGTTTGTTGTACGCTACCGGCCTACACACCGAAGTCCTGGGCGGGGCTCAGCGCCTGCTCCTGGCCACCGGCCTAAAGAACGCCGACGTACCCACGCAAACGGAACCTGCCACGCCGGCTACGTTGACGGCCACCTCTCAACCAATGGTGGGTGCCGGCTTCCAGATGACAGATTTAGACGGTAAGCTGGTATCATTTGAGTCTTTGAAAGGCAAGGTCATTTTCCTGAACGTCTGGGCTACCTGGTGCCCGCCGTGCATAGCGGAGATGCCCAACATCCAAAGCCTGTATGAAAAAGTAGGCTCAGACAAGATTGCGTTTGTGATGCTGTCTGTTGACCAGAAAAGCCGGGAGAAGGTCAAGAAGTTCATTGAAAAAAAGGGCTTCACGTTCCCGGTGTACATGCCGGCCAGCGGGTTGCCAGAGGCGTTCAACAGCCCTGCCATTCCTTCTACCTACATCATTTCACCGGCCGGGCAGATTGTGGCCCAGCAGAGCGGCATGGCTGAGTATGACACGCCCGAGGTGATTGACTTTTTACAGAAGCTGGCCAAATAA
- a CDS encoding porin family protein, producing MSTNNMSDEELDQLFRESAEGYEPPFNPAAWADMDQRLDTLQGGKGRGAWYYSALILLLFLGLLSVPTLFTSHQEKSAALVQSQSENEATAPEKATSVASRTRPEATTMTSLSTKKAQVSMDKAAIPENTQQKERFSPETQKTAQKRVAQQRRVLGIVTLLPGKKRTVPYKLAINRKESNAGAEKAPQGLEEESLKQQETLITEQEAISTKEKKLLEALTVLVVDSADLPKNLKETPVELVPSQDSLPQKQAPVTQESNFLRFVQVGVAIAPDITTVKFKGAGRISPNAGMLVAVPISKRWSLVTGAIWARKIYSAPPEEYTAPAGSAISNYKNDIDAVCQVIDLPLNLKYTLWQKGGNTLALQAGLSSYLMLSEKYTYSYTAAYGYGNPAKTYTKTWEVDNENRHWFQVQNLSVSYARTFASGLSLGVEPFVKIPLSGIGEGKVNLTSAGVFFSTSYTFHLKP from the coding sequence ATGAGTACAAACAATATGTCTGACGAAGAACTAGATCAGCTGTTCCGGGAGTCGGCAGAAGGGTATGAACCTCCCTTTAACCCGGCCGCCTGGGCAGACATGGACCAACGGCTAGATACGCTCCAGGGGGGCAAGGGAAGAGGTGCGTGGTATTATTCGGCACTCATCTTGCTGCTCTTTCTGGGTCTGCTCAGCGTGCCCACACTCTTTACCAGCCATCAGGAAAAGTCTGCTGCATTGGTACAGAGCCAGTCAGAGAATGAGGCTACCGCGCCAGAAAAAGCAACTTCGGTTGCCAGCCGCACCCGGCCAGAGGCTACAACCATGACTAGCCTGTCAACTAAAAAAGCCCAGGTCTCCATGGATAAGGCAGCAATACCTGAGAATACCCAGCAGAAGGAACGTTTTTCGCCTGAAACCCAGAAAACTGCCCAAAAACGGGTTGCCCAGCAAAGAAGAGTTTTAGGAATTGTGACTTTGCTGCCCGGTAAAAAAAGAACCGTTCCATACAAGTTAGCCATCAACAGGAAAGAAAGTAACGCTGGCGCAGAAAAGGCCCCACAAGGATTGGAGGAAGAAAGCCTAAAGCAGCAAGAAACCCTTATAACCGAGCAGGAAGCTATTTCCACTAAAGAAAAAAAACTACTGGAAGCGCTGACAGTCTTGGTAGTTGATTCTGCAGACTTGCCCAAAAACCTGAAAGAAACGCCTGTAGAGTTGGTGCCGTCCCAAGACAGTCTGCCACAGAAACAAGCCCCAGTGACACAGGAAAGTAATTTTCTGCGATTTGTGCAGGTAGGTGTAGCAATAGCCCCAGATATTACCACGGTCAAATTCAAAGGCGCGGGCCGGATCTCTCCCAACGCCGGCATGCTGGTGGCCGTTCCGATCAGCAAGAGGTGGAGCCTGGTGACTGGTGCCATCTGGGCCCGCAAGATTTACTCCGCTCCGCCTGAGGAATACACTGCGCCCGCTGGTTCTGCCATCAGTAATTATAAAAATGACATTGACGCCGTCTGCCAGGTCATTGACTTGCCTTTGAATTTGAAATACACGCTCTGGCAGAAAGGAGGCAATACGCTAGCACTGCAGGCCGGACTATCCAGCTACCTCATGCTAAGCGAGAAGTATACATATAGTTACACCGCTGCGTATGGCTATGGCAATCCGGCCAAAACCTACACCAAAACCTGGGAAGTGGACAATGAGAACCGGCATTGGTTCCAGGTCCAGAATCTTTCCGTGAGCTACGCGCGCACGTTTGCCTCCGGCCTTTCTCTGGGGGTGGAGCCGTTCGTGAAAATACCGCTGTCTGGCATAGGCGAAGGAAAGGTTAACCTGACCAGTGCCGGGGTCTTTTTCTCTACCAGTTATACGTTTCACCTAAAACCCTAA